A region of Flavobacterium album DNA encodes the following proteins:
- a CDS encoding SIR2 family NAD-dependent protein deacylase — protein sequence MKKKLVILSGAGVSAESGINTFRDAGGLWEGHDVMEVASPEGFRKNPALVLDFYNQRRRQLFEVQPNKAHSIIAELEEDFDVTVITQNVDDLHERAGSTNVLHLHGELLKARSINSYDAFEWKEDINLGDLHTDGHQLRPHIVWFGEAVPAISEAIEIVEEADFVVVVGTSLQVYPAAGLMDYAKPNVPIFYVDPNPATIPYMTNPVEVIAKVGSEGMEIVREKLVNRI from the coding sequence ATGAAAAAGAAACTTGTAATACTCTCCGGTGCCGGTGTGAGCGCCGAGAGTGGCATTAATACCTTTCGCGATGCCGGCGGGCTGTGGGAAGGCCATGACGTTATGGAAGTAGCTTCTCCGGAAGGCTTCCGTAAAAACCCTGCGCTCGTGCTCGATTTTTACAACCAACGCCGAAGGCAGCTTTTTGAAGTGCAGCCCAATAAAGCGCACAGCATTATCGCAGAACTGGAAGAGGATTTTGATGTTACCGTAATAACCCAAAATGTAGATGACCTTCACGAACGCGCCGGGAGCACCAATGTACTGCACCTCCACGGCGAACTGCTGAAAGCTCGCAGCATTAACAGTTATGACGCTTTTGAATGGAAAGAGGACATCAACCTGGGCGACCTGCATACCGATGGTCACCAATTACGCCCGCATATCGTGTGGTTTGGCGAGGCTGTCCCTGCCATTTCCGAAGCTATTGAAATTGTTGAAGAAGCAGATTTTGTAGTTGTTGTTGGTACTTCACTACAGGTATATCCTGCCGCAGGATTAATGGATTATGCAAAACCCAATGTGCCGATTTTTTATGTTGACCCGAATCCCGCTACAATACCGTATATGACAAATCCGGTGGAAGTTATTGCTAAAGTGGGCAGTGAGGGTATGGAGATTGTGAGGGAAAAGCTGGTTAACCGAATATAA
- a CDS encoding helix-turn-helix domain-containing protein, giving the protein MAATSPQRFRTISEYHQFRELPKPQHPLISLVNVEAIRLKETEPKAIMNDFYTIALKTIISGKMRYGQQEYDFDEGTMFFISPGQVYSIDAGGVLRHSGWVLLIHPDFLWNTPLSKAIKHYDFFGYSVNEALFLSDKEKVIITNIAENIDREYNSNIDRFSQNIIIAQLELLLGYADRFYHRQFLTRKISNHKILDKLESLLTAYFNSDALSINGLPTVQYIADSLNVSPNYLSGLLKVLTGQSTQQHIHDKLIEKAKEKLSTTTLSVSEIAYELGFEHSQSFSKLFRTKTNLSPLEFRQAFN; this is encoded by the coding sequence ATGGCAGCCACATCACCACAGCGTTTCAGGACAATAAGCGAATACCACCAGTTCAGGGAGCTGCCAAAGCCGCAGCACCCGCTTATCAGCCTTGTCAATGTAGAGGCTATCCGTCTTAAGGAAACCGAGCCTAAAGCAATCATGAATGATTTTTACACTATTGCCCTGAAAACGATTATCAGTGGTAAAATGAGGTATGGCCAGCAGGAATACGATTTTGATGAAGGCACCATGTTCTTTATTTCGCCCGGTCAGGTCTATTCTATCGATGCGGGGGGGGTCCTCAGGCATTCGGGATGGGTATTGCTCATCCATCCCGATTTCCTTTGGAATACGCCTTTATCCAAAGCTATAAAGCACTATGATTTTTTTGGCTATTCGGTAAATGAGGCCCTGTTCCTTTCTGATAAGGAAAAAGTAATCATTACCAATATCGCAGAAAATATCGACAGGGAATACAATTCGAATATCGACCGTTTTAGCCAGAATATCATCATCGCCCAACTGGAGCTGCTGTTGGGCTATGCCGACCGGTTCTACCACCGCCAGTTCCTGACCAGGAAAATATCCAACCATAAAATACTGGACAAACTGGAAAGCCTTCTGACGGCTTATTTCAACAGCGATGCGCTTTCGATCAATGGGCTTCCAACAGTGCAATATATTGCTGACAGCCTGAATGTTTCACCCAATTACTTAAGTGGATTATTGAAGGTGTTGACAGGCCAGAGCACGCAGCAGCACATCCATGACAAACTGATTGAAAAAGCTAAAGAAAAGCTATCTACCACTACCCTTTCCGTCAGTGAAATTGCTTATGAATTAGGCTTTGAGCATTCGCAGTCGTTTAGTAAATTGTTCAGGACAAAGACAAATTTGTCTCCTTTAGAGTTTAGGCAGGCGTTTAATTAA
- a CDS encoding anti-sigma factor has translation MNTREYIDSGILELYVFGRLSDEENDEVHQMAESSQEVRDEIISIEKAVINLSYSVAPYLSAENYEKIRQQLIEKHSGVVEMKPKRGMSPWLGWAAAVILMFGLGYQYYQYNEVTKEVQAVTKERGKFEQMVASLQVKNNESEKALSVIRDKFSKVVTLEGQAAAPEAYAKVYVNPNKKEIYVDIAGLPAAPEGKVYQVWALKLDPLTPTSIGVLDNASKTNGILQVENFDEADAFGITLEPAGGSASPTMEQLYTLGKV, from the coding sequence ATGAACACGAGAGAATACATAGATTCAGGAATATTAGAACTTTACGTGTTCGGGCGGCTTTCCGATGAGGAGAACGACGAGGTGCACCAAATGGCCGAAAGCAGCCAGGAAGTGCGGGACGAGATTATCTCCATTGAAAAAGCGGTCATTAACCTGTCGTATAGCGTTGCGCCTTACCTGTCTGCGGAGAATTACGAAAAGATCCGCCAGCAGCTTATCGAGAAACACTCAGGCGTGGTAGAAATGAAGCCGAAGCGCGGTATGTCGCCCTGGCTCGGGTGGGCAGCAGCTGTCATTCTTATGTTCGGCTTAGGATACCAGTACTACCAATATAATGAGGTGACCAAAGAAGTGCAGGCCGTAACCAAAGAGCGCGGCAAGTTTGAACAGATGGTGGCCAGCCTGCAGGTGAAAAATAATGAGAGTGAGAAAGCACTTTCGGTTATAAGGGATAAGTTCAGCAAGGTCGTAACGCTCGAAGGCCAGGCCGCAGCGCCGGAAGCTTACGCCAAGGTGTATGTGAACCCCAATAAGAAAGAGATTTACGTAGATATAGCCGGGCTCCCGGCAGCTCCCGAAGGCAAGGTATACCAGGTTTGGGCTTTAAAGCTCGACCCGCTTACCCCTACCAGCATCGGCGTGCTTGACAACGCTTCGAAAACCAATGGCATACTTCAGGTAGAGAACTTCGATGAGGCAGATGCTTTCGGTATCACACTTGAGCCGGCGGGTGGAAGCGCATCGCCGACTATGGAGCAGCTGTATACTTTAGGGAAGGTGTAA
- a CDS encoding NAD(P)H-binding protein, which produces MKIIVTGSLGHIGKPLTQELVQKGHDVTVISSNPEKQAEIEALGATAAIGSLEDTAFLTETFTGADAVYSMVPPNNYFNHDFDLIAYYIRLGNNYAQAIKDSGVKRLVNLSTIGAHLEKGSGILVGAHNVAKILDQLPEEVSITHMRPTSFYYNLYGYTDMIKNAGVIAANYGADDLIPWVSPIDIAAAVAEELTTPFTGRKIRYVGSEELTGNEVAKILGEAIGKPDLKWILISDEEALNGLTSIGMNPKIAAGLVEMYGALHTGLLSEDYFRNRPVMGKVKMTDFAKEFALAFKQN; this is translated from the coding sequence ATGAAAATCATTGTAACAGGCTCACTGGGCCACATCGGGAAACCACTCACACAGGAATTAGTGCAAAAAGGACATGACGTAACGGTTATCAGCAGCAACCCTGAAAAACAGGCAGAAATTGAAGCGTTGGGTGCTACTGCGGCTATCGGTTCGCTGGAAGATACCGCTTTCCTTACTGAAACATTTACAGGCGCAGATGCCGTGTACAGCATGGTACCGCCAAACAATTACTTTAACCATGATTTTGACCTGATCGCTTATTACATCAGGCTGGGCAACAATTATGCGCAGGCTATTAAAGATTCGGGTGTAAAGCGGTTGGTAAATCTCAGTACCATTGGGGCGCATTTGGAAAAAGGTTCGGGAATACTAGTTGGCGCACACAATGTTGCAAAAATCCTTGACCAGTTGCCTGAGGAAGTTTCTATCACCCACATGCGGCCTACGTCGTTTTATTACAACCTGTACGGTTATACCGACATGATAAAAAACGCGGGCGTAATTGCCGCCAACTATGGCGCAGACGACCTTATCCCGTGGGTATCCCCTATTGATATTGCCGCGGCTGTTGCCGAAGAGCTTACAACACCATTTACCGGAAGGAAGATACGTTATGTTGGCAGTGAGGAACTTACCGGGAATGAAGTTGCGAAAATATTAGGTGAAGCTATCGGGAAGCCGGACCTTAAATGGATATTGATTTCTGATGAGGAAGCGCTTAACGGACTGACCTCTATCGGGATGAACCCGAAGATTGCAGCCGGGCTGGTTGAAATGTACGGAGCATTGCACACCGGATTGCTTTCGGAAGATTATTTCCGCAACAGGCCGGTTATGGGTAAAGTTAAAATGACCGACTTTGCAAAAGAATTTGCTTTGGCATTTAAACAGAATTAA